One Solea solea chromosome 5, fSolSol10.1, whole genome shotgun sequence genomic window carries:
- the lpin1a gene encoding phosphatidate phosphatase LPIN1 isoform X2: MSFQSSCESYGAMTHSQESDGEFCSHSEDVGPNDSWSWLQTMNYVGQLAGQVFVQVKELYRGLNPATLSGCIDVIVVRQPDGSLHCSPFHVRFGKMGVLRSREKVVDIEINGEPVSLHMKLGENGEAFFVKETENTLEVVPAYLATSPIMSTGEALMESQLGRRSSRLHDTIPCTSLPVQNLGPQQSDGGATKKRRKRRRKARPEGGGGGGRREESGEEFSEDEDMFTIDLSSDDEKEADDSRSMYGDQGTKAMTHAHPGTDWSHSQRLTKDTLSIPSPCGLSISCPQQTSHLSSHVSPDDSQSSTPKSDSELHNQNKENPEMLWTWGELPQAAQPDFLTYHQRQAPANTVSIPVSTSTHFRAISDSGPPSVIIYSSLPGESTAHGGRKNEEECKDGGRDGFSAKTGGEQVTLTENTGPSCADMEGLRVCSVSPRMLTDHAEEDGNTKITDSPSKKKEKRSQHLGADGIYLDDITELQPEVAALYFPKSDGGSSSVRGDSDMMMVGVRSANQSPQSVGSSGMDSGVDSFSDQSGDLAHVAISLCGGLTDNREITREQFQERAVSYQQFSENPSLIDDPNLVVKIGNKYYNWNTAAPVMLAMQVYQKPLPQASVENIMKDKMPKKGGRWWFSWRSRNSDSKSESVSDPGDDKGGNSLAMASVNRMKDESSSSDEDQRSSNQMSGSCQSELLMSSGSICYKKTLRLTSEQLASLQLKEGPNEVVFSVTTQYQGTCRCHGTIYLWNWDDKIIISDIDGTITRSDTLGHILPTLGKDWTHQGIARLYHKVSQNGYKFMYCSARAIGMADMTRGYLHWVNERGTMLPMGPVLLSPSSLFSAFHREVIEKKPEKFKIKCLTDIKNLFLPNTEPFYAAFGNRATDVFSYKEVGVPLNRIFTVNPKGELIQEQAKTNISSFGRLCDMVDHVFPVLGRGESSGARRDDTLGGCDYWSEQIPDGTNEEDKDPQPLETS, encoded by the exons TTGCAGACCATGAACTATGTGGGTCAGTTGGCGGGACAGGTGTTTGTGCAAGTCAAGGAGCTGTACAGAGGACTCAACCCTGCGACGCTGTCTGGATGTATAGATGTCATAGTGGTGCGGCAGCCCGATGGCTCCCTGCATTGCTCGCCCTTTCACGTCCGCTTCGGCAAGATGGGTGTTCTGCGGTCTCGTGAGAAAGTG GTGGACATAGAGATCAACGGCGAGCCAGTGAGTTTGCACATGAAACTGGGAGAAAATGGAGAGGCCTTCTTCGTCAAGGAGACAGAGAACACGCTG GAAGTGGTTCCAGCCTACCTGGCAACATCACCCATCATGTCTACAGGGGAGGCGTTAATGGAGTCCCAGCTGGGCAGACGCAGTTCCCGTCTCCATG ACACCATACCCTGCACCTCACTTCCTGTCCAGAACCTTGGGCCACAGCAAAGTGACGGAGGGGCGaccaagaagaggaggaagaggaggaggaaagcaCGGCCAGAGGGAGGCGgcgggggagggaggagagaggagagtgggGAAGAGTTCTCGGAGGACGAGGACATGTTTACAATTGACTTGAGCTCGGATGATGAGAAAGAGGCTGACGACAgcag GTCTATGTACGGTGACCAGGGGACAAAAGCCATGACACACGCTCACCCCGGCACAGATTGGTCACACTCACAGAG ATTGACAAAGGACACTCTCTCCATCCCTTCACCCTGTGGTCTGTCCATTTCTTGTCCTCAGCAGActtctcacctctcctctcatgTTAG CCCTGATGATTCACAGTCATCGACACCAAAGAGCGACTCAGAGCTGCATAATCAGAATAAAGAAAACCCTGAAATGCTGTGGACGTGGGGAGAGCTGCCGCAAGCTGCCCag CCAGATTTCCTGACTTATCACCAGAGGCAGGCTCCTGCCAACACAGTCTCCATTCCAGTGTCAACCAGCACTCACTTCAGAGCAATCAGTGACAGTGGACCACCCTCTGTTATCATTTATTCCTCCCTGCCAGGGGAGAGCACTGCTCATGGTGGACGCAAGAATGAAGAGGAATGcaaagatggaggcagagacGGATTTAGTGCTAAGACTGGAGGGGAGCAAG TGAcattgactgaaaacactgggCCATCATGTGCAGATATGGAGGGCCTAAGGGTTTGTTCAGTGTCTCCCAGGATGCTAACTGATCATGCGGAGGAAGATGGAAATACAAAAATTACTGATTCACCATCCAAAAAGAAAG AAAAGAGAAGCCAACACCTGGGTGCTGATGGCATATACCTGGATGATATAACAGAGCTACAGCCTGAAGTGGCTGCTCTCTACTTCCCCAAAAG tgatggaggcagcagctcaGTGAGAGGAGACTCAGACATGATGATGGTGGGAGTGCGGAGTGCTAATCAGTCCCCACAGTCAGTGGGCAGCAGTGGGATGGACAGTGGCGTGGACAGTTTTTCCGACCAGTCAGGGGACCTTGCGCATGTCGCAATCTCTCTGTGTGGAGGACTCACTGACAACAGGGAGATCACGAGAG AGCAGTTCCAGGAAAGGGCAGTTTCCTACCAGCAGTTCTCTGAAAACCCTTCATTAATTGATGACCCTAACCTGGTGGTGAAGATAGGAAACAA ATACTACAACTGGAACACGGCGGCTCCTGTCATGTTGGCCATGCAGGTCTACCAGAAGCCCCTGCCACAG GCCTCAGTGGAGAACATCATGAAGGACAAGATGCCAAAGAAAGGAGGACGCTGGTGGTTCTCATGGAGGAGCAGAAACAGTGACTCCAAATCA GAATCAGTGTCAGATCCTGGAGACGACAAAGGAGGGAACTCACTCGCTATGGCCTCAGTGAACAG AATGAAAGATGAGTCGTCCTCGAGTGACGAGGACCAAAGGTCCTCCAATCAGATGTCAGGATCCTGTCAGTCAGAGCTCCTCATGAGTTCTGGGAGCATCTGTTATAAGAAGACTCTACGGCTCACATCAGAGCAGCTG GCAAGCCTGCAGCTGAAGGAAGGTCCTAATGAGGTGGTGTTCAGTGTGACCACACAGTACCAGGGCACCTGCCGCTGCCATGGCACCATCTATCTTTGGAACTGGGATGACAAGATCATCATCTCCGATATAGACGGAACCATCACCAG ATCTGACACTCTGGGTCACATCCTCCCCACGTTGGGTAAAGACTGGACACATCAGGGTATCGCACGGCTCTACCACAAAGTCAGCCA GAATGGATATAAATTCATGTACTGCTCGGCGAGGGCCATCGGCATGGCAGACATGACGCGAGGTTATCTTCACTGGGTCAACGAGAGGGGAACGATGCTACCGATGGGTCCAGTGCTGCTCAGCCCCAGCAGTCTGTTTTCTGCTTTCCACAG GGAGGTGATTGAGAAGAAACCAGAGAAGTTTAAGATCAAGTGTCTGACAGACATCAAGAACCTTTTCTTACCCAACACCGAACCGTTCTACGCTGCCTTTGGCAACAGAGCAACA gATGTGTTTTCCTATAAGGAGGTGGGTGTTCCACTGAACAGAATCTTCACCGTCAATCCTAAAGGGGAGCTGATACAGGAGCAGGCAAAAACCAATATCTCCTC CTTTGGGCGTCTCTGTGATATGGTTGACCACGTCTTCCCAGTCCTGGGTCGAGGCGAGAGCTCAGGCGCCCGCCGCGATGACACTCTTGGTGGGTGCGACTACTGGAGTGAACAAATCCCTGACGGCACCAACGAGGAAGACAAAGACCCACAGCCCCTTGAGACGAGCTGA
- the lpin1a gene encoding phosphatidate phosphatase LPIN1 isoform X1, whose protein sequence is MSFQSSCESYGAMTHSQESDGEFCSHSEDVGPNDSWSWLQTMNYVGQLAGQVFVQVKELYRGLNPATLSGCIDVIVVRQPDGSLHCSPFHVRFGKMGVLRSREKVVDIEINGEPVSLHMKLGENGEAFFVKETENTLEVVPAYLATSPIMSTGEALMESQLGRRSSRLHDTIPCTSLPVQNLGPQQSDGGATKKRRKRRRKARPEGGGGGGRREESGEEFSEDEDMFTIDLSSDDEKEADDSRSMYGDQGTKAMTHAHPGTDWSHSQSRLTKDTLSIPSPCGLSISCPQQTSHLSSHVSPDDSQSSTPKSDSELHNQNKENPEMLWTWGELPQAAQPDFLTYHQRQAPANTVSIPVSTSTHFRAISDSGPPSVIIYSSLPGESTAHGGRKNEEECKDGGRDGFSAKTGGEQVTLTENTGPSCADMEGLRVCSVSPRMLTDHAEEDGNTKITDSPSKKKEKRSQHLGADGIYLDDITELQPEVAALYFPKSDGGSSSVRGDSDMMMVGVRSANQSPQSVGSSGMDSGVDSFSDQSGDLAHVAISLCGGLTDNREITREQFQERAVSYQQFSENPSLIDDPNLVVKIGNKYYNWNTAAPVMLAMQVYQKPLPQASVENIMKDKMPKKGGRWWFSWRSRNSDSKSESVSDPGDDKGGNSLAMASVNRMKDESSSSDEDQRSSNQMSGSCQSELLMSSGSICYKKTLRLTSEQLASLQLKEGPNEVVFSVTTQYQGTCRCHGTIYLWNWDDKIIISDIDGTITRSDTLGHILPTLGKDWTHQGIARLYHKVSQNGYKFMYCSARAIGMADMTRGYLHWVNERGTMLPMGPVLLSPSSLFSAFHREVIEKKPEKFKIKCLTDIKNLFLPNTEPFYAAFGNRATDVFSYKEVGVPLNRIFTVNPKGELIQEQAKTNISSFGRLCDMVDHVFPVLGRGESSGARRDDTLGGCDYWSEQIPDGTNEEDKDPQPLETS, encoded by the exons TTGCAGACCATGAACTATGTGGGTCAGTTGGCGGGACAGGTGTTTGTGCAAGTCAAGGAGCTGTACAGAGGACTCAACCCTGCGACGCTGTCTGGATGTATAGATGTCATAGTGGTGCGGCAGCCCGATGGCTCCCTGCATTGCTCGCCCTTTCACGTCCGCTTCGGCAAGATGGGTGTTCTGCGGTCTCGTGAGAAAGTG GTGGACATAGAGATCAACGGCGAGCCAGTGAGTTTGCACATGAAACTGGGAGAAAATGGAGAGGCCTTCTTCGTCAAGGAGACAGAGAACACGCTG GAAGTGGTTCCAGCCTACCTGGCAACATCACCCATCATGTCTACAGGGGAGGCGTTAATGGAGTCCCAGCTGGGCAGACGCAGTTCCCGTCTCCATG ACACCATACCCTGCACCTCACTTCCTGTCCAGAACCTTGGGCCACAGCAAAGTGACGGAGGGGCGaccaagaagaggaggaagaggaggaggaaagcaCGGCCAGAGGGAGGCGgcgggggagggaggagagaggagagtgggGAAGAGTTCTCGGAGGACGAGGACATGTTTACAATTGACTTGAGCTCGGATGATGAGAAAGAGGCTGACGACAgcag GTCTATGTACGGTGACCAGGGGACAAAAGCCATGACACACGCTCACCCCGGCACAGATTGGTCACACTCACAGAG TAGATTGACAAAGGACACTCTCTCCATCCCTTCACCCTGTGGTCTGTCCATTTCTTGTCCTCAGCAGActtctcacctctcctctcatgTTAG CCCTGATGATTCACAGTCATCGACACCAAAGAGCGACTCAGAGCTGCATAATCAGAATAAAGAAAACCCTGAAATGCTGTGGACGTGGGGAGAGCTGCCGCAAGCTGCCCag CCAGATTTCCTGACTTATCACCAGAGGCAGGCTCCTGCCAACACAGTCTCCATTCCAGTGTCAACCAGCACTCACTTCAGAGCAATCAGTGACAGTGGACCACCCTCTGTTATCATTTATTCCTCCCTGCCAGGGGAGAGCACTGCTCATGGTGGACGCAAGAATGAAGAGGAATGcaaagatggaggcagagacGGATTTAGTGCTAAGACTGGAGGGGAGCAAG TGAcattgactgaaaacactgggCCATCATGTGCAGATATGGAGGGCCTAAGGGTTTGTTCAGTGTCTCCCAGGATGCTAACTGATCATGCGGAGGAAGATGGAAATACAAAAATTACTGATTCACCATCCAAAAAGAAAG AAAAGAGAAGCCAACACCTGGGTGCTGATGGCATATACCTGGATGATATAACAGAGCTACAGCCTGAAGTGGCTGCTCTCTACTTCCCCAAAAG tgatggaggcagcagctcaGTGAGAGGAGACTCAGACATGATGATGGTGGGAGTGCGGAGTGCTAATCAGTCCCCACAGTCAGTGGGCAGCAGTGGGATGGACAGTGGCGTGGACAGTTTTTCCGACCAGTCAGGGGACCTTGCGCATGTCGCAATCTCTCTGTGTGGAGGACTCACTGACAACAGGGAGATCACGAGAG AGCAGTTCCAGGAAAGGGCAGTTTCCTACCAGCAGTTCTCTGAAAACCCTTCATTAATTGATGACCCTAACCTGGTGGTGAAGATAGGAAACAA ATACTACAACTGGAACACGGCGGCTCCTGTCATGTTGGCCATGCAGGTCTACCAGAAGCCCCTGCCACAG GCCTCAGTGGAGAACATCATGAAGGACAAGATGCCAAAGAAAGGAGGACGCTGGTGGTTCTCATGGAGGAGCAGAAACAGTGACTCCAAATCA GAATCAGTGTCAGATCCTGGAGACGACAAAGGAGGGAACTCACTCGCTATGGCCTCAGTGAACAG AATGAAAGATGAGTCGTCCTCGAGTGACGAGGACCAAAGGTCCTCCAATCAGATGTCAGGATCCTGTCAGTCAGAGCTCCTCATGAGTTCTGGGAGCATCTGTTATAAGAAGACTCTACGGCTCACATCAGAGCAGCTG GCAAGCCTGCAGCTGAAGGAAGGTCCTAATGAGGTGGTGTTCAGTGTGACCACACAGTACCAGGGCACCTGCCGCTGCCATGGCACCATCTATCTTTGGAACTGGGATGACAAGATCATCATCTCCGATATAGACGGAACCATCACCAG ATCTGACACTCTGGGTCACATCCTCCCCACGTTGGGTAAAGACTGGACACATCAGGGTATCGCACGGCTCTACCACAAAGTCAGCCA GAATGGATATAAATTCATGTACTGCTCGGCGAGGGCCATCGGCATGGCAGACATGACGCGAGGTTATCTTCACTGGGTCAACGAGAGGGGAACGATGCTACCGATGGGTCCAGTGCTGCTCAGCCCCAGCAGTCTGTTTTCTGCTTTCCACAG GGAGGTGATTGAGAAGAAACCAGAGAAGTTTAAGATCAAGTGTCTGACAGACATCAAGAACCTTTTCTTACCCAACACCGAACCGTTCTACGCTGCCTTTGGCAACAGAGCAACA gATGTGTTTTCCTATAAGGAGGTGGGTGTTCCACTGAACAGAATCTTCACCGTCAATCCTAAAGGGGAGCTGATACAGGAGCAGGCAAAAACCAATATCTCCTC CTTTGGGCGTCTCTGTGATATGGTTGACCACGTCTTCCCAGTCCTGGGTCGAGGCGAGAGCTCAGGCGCCCGCCGCGATGACACTCTTGGTGGGTGCGACTACTGGAGTGAACAAATCCCTGACGGCACCAACGAGGAAGACAAAGACCCACAGCCCCTTGAGACGAGCTGA
- the lpin1a gene encoding phosphatidate phosphatase LPIN1 isoform X3, whose protein sequence is MNYVGQLAGQVFVQVKELYRGLNPATLSGCIDVIVVRQPDGSLHCSPFHVRFGKMGVLRSREKVVDIEINGEPVSLHMKLGENGEAFFVKETENTLEVVPAYLATSPIMSTGEALMESQLGRRSSRLHDTIPCTSLPVQNLGPQQSDGGATKKRRKRRRKARPEGGGGGGRREESGEEFSEDEDMFTIDLSSDDEKEADDSRSMYGDQGTKAMTHAHPGTDWSHSQSRLTKDTLSIPSPCGLSISCPQQTSHLSSHVSPDDSQSSTPKSDSELHNQNKENPEMLWTWGELPQAAQPDFLTYHQRQAPANTVSIPVSTSTHFRAISDSGPPSVIIYSSLPGESTAHGGRKNEEECKDGGRDGFSAKTGGEQVTLTENTGPSCADMEGLRVCSVSPRMLTDHAEEDGNTKITDSPSKKKEKRSQHLGADGIYLDDITELQPEVAALYFPKSDGGSSSVRGDSDMMMVGVRSANQSPQSVGSSGMDSGVDSFSDQSGDLAHVAISLCGGLTDNREITREQFQERAVSYQQFSENPSLIDDPNLVVKIGNKYYNWNTAAPVMLAMQVYQKPLPQASVENIMKDKMPKKGGRWWFSWRSRNSDSKSESVSDPGDDKGGNSLAMASVNRMKDESSSSDEDQRSSNQMSGSCQSELLMSSGSICYKKTLRLTSEQLASLQLKEGPNEVVFSVTTQYQGTCRCHGTIYLWNWDDKIIISDIDGTITRSDTLGHILPTLGKDWTHQGIARLYHKVSQNGYKFMYCSARAIGMADMTRGYLHWVNERGTMLPMGPVLLSPSSLFSAFHREVIEKKPEKFKIKCLTDIKNLFLPNTEPFYAAFGNRATDVFSYKEVGVPLNRIFTVNPKGELIQEQAKTNISSFGRLCDMVDHVFPVLGRGESSGARRDDTLGGCDYWSEQIPDGTNEEDKDPQPLETS, encoded by the exons ATGAACTATGTGGGTCAGTTGGCGGGACAGGTGTTTGTGCAAGTCAAGGAGCTGTACAGAGGACTCAACCCTGCGACGCTGTCTGGATGTATAGATGTCATAGTGGTGCGGCAGCCCGATGGCTCCCTGCATTGCTCGCCCTTTCACGTCCGCTTCGGCAAGATGGGTGTTCTGCGGTCTCGTGAGAAAGTG GTGGACATAGAGATCAACGGCGAGCCAGTGAGTTTGCACATGAAACTGGGAGAAAATGGAGAGGCCTTCTTCGTCAAGGAGACAGAGAACACGCTG GAAGTGGTTCCAGCCTACCTGGCAACATCACCCATCATGTCTACAGGGGAGGCGTTAATGGAGTCCCAGCTGGGCAGACGCAGTTCCCGTCTCCATG ACACCATACCCTGCACCTCACTTCCTGTCCAGAACCTTGGGCCACAGCAAAGTGACGGAGGGGCGaccaagaagaggaggaagaggaggaggaaagcaCGGCCAGAGGGAGGCGgcgggggagggaggagagaggagagtgggGAAGAGTTCTCGGAGGACGAGGACATGTTTACAATTGACTTGAGCTCGGATGATGAGAAAGAGGCTGACGACAgcag GTCTATGTACGGTGACCAGGGGACAAAAGCCATGACACACGCTCACCCCGGCACAGATTGGTCACACTCACAGAG TAGATTGACAAAGGACACTCTCTCCATCCCTTCACCCTGTGGTCTGTCCATTTCTTGTCCTCAGCAGActtctcacctctcctctcatgTTAG CCCTGATGATTCACAGTCATCGACACCAAAGAGCGACTCAGAGCTGCATAATCAGAATAAAGAAAACCCTGAAATGCTGTGGACGTGGGGAGAGCTGCCGCAAGCTGCCCag CCAGATTTCCTGACTTATCACCAGAGGCAGGCTCCTGCCAACACAGTCTCCATTCCAGTGTCAACCAGCACTCACTTCAGAGCAATCAGTGACAGTGGACCACCCTCTGTTATCATTTATTCCTCCCTGCCAGGGGAGAGCACTGCTCATGGTGGACGCAAGAATGAAGAGGAATGcaaagatggaggcagagacGGATTTAGTGCTAAGACTGGAGGGGAGCAAG TGAcattgactgaaaacactgggCCATCATGTGCAGATATGGAGGGCCTAAGGGTTTGTTCAGTGTCTCCCAGGATGCTAACTGATCATGCGGAGGAAGATGGAAATACAAAAATTACTGATTCACCATCCAAAAAGAAAG AAAAGAGAAGCCAACACCTGGGTGCTGATGGCATATACCTGGATGATATAACAGAGCTACAGCCTGAAGTGGCTGCTCTCTACTTCCCCAAAAG tgatggaggcagcagctcaGTGAGAGGAGACTCAGACATGATGATGGTGGGAGTGCGGAGTGCTAATCAGTCCCCACAGTCAGTGGGCAGCAGTGGGATGGACAGTGGCGTGGACAGTTTTTCCGACCAGTCAGGGGACCTTGCGCATGTCGCAATCTCTCTGTGTGGAGGACTCACTGACAACAGGGAGATCACGAGAG AGCAGTTCCAGGAAAGGGCAGTTTCCTACCAGCAGTTCTCTGAAAACCCTTCATTAATTGATGACCCTAACCTGGTGGTGAAGATAGGAAACAA ATACTACAACTGGAACACGGCGGCTCCTGTCATGTTGGCCATGCAGGTCTACCAGAAGCCCCTGCCACAG GCCTCAGTGGAGAACATCATGAAGGACAAGATGCCAAAGAAAGGAGGACGCTGGTGGTTCTCATGGAGGAGCAGAAACAGTGACTCCAAATCA GAATCAGTGTCAGATCCTGGAGACGACAAAGGAGGGAACTCACTCGCTATGGCCTCAGTGAACAG AATGAAAGATGAGTCGTCCTCGAGTGACGAGGACCAAAGGTCCTCCAATCAGATGTCAGGATCCTGTCAGTCAGAGCTCCTCATGAGTTCTGGGAGCATCTGTTATAAGAAGACTCTACGGCTCACATCAGAGCAGCTG GCAAGCCTGCAGCTGAAGGAAGGTCCTAATGAGGTGGTGTTCAGTGTGACCACACAGTACCAGGGCACCTGCCGCTGCCATGGCACCATCTATCTTTGGAACTGGGATGACAAGATCATCATCTCCGATATAGACGGAACCATCACCAG ATCTGACACTCTGGGTCACATCCTCCCCACGTTGGGTAAAGACTGGACACATCAGGGTATCGCACGGCTCTACCACAAAGTCAGCCA GAATGGATATAAATTCATGTACTGCTCGGCGAGGGCCATCGGCATGGCAGACATGACGCGAGGTTATCTTCACTGGGTCAACGAGAGGGGAACGATGCTACCGATGGGTCCAGTGCTGCTCAGCCCCAGCAGTCTGTTTTCTGCTTTCCACAG GGAGGTGATTGAGAAGAAACCAGAGAAGTTTAAGATCAAGTGTCTGACAGACATCAAGAACCTTTTCTTACCCAACACCGAACCGTTCTACGCTGCCTTTGGCAACAGAGCAACA gATGTGTTTTCCTATAAGGAGGTGGGTGTTCCACTGAACAGAATCTTCACCGTCAATCCTAAAGGGGAGCTGATACAGGAGCAGGCAAAAACCAATATCTCCTC CTTTGGGCGTCTCTGTGATATGGTTGACCACGTCTTCCCAGTCCTGGGTCGAGGCGAGAGCTCAGGCGCCCGCCGCGATGACACTCTTGGTGGGTGCGACTACTGGAGTGAACAAATCCCTGACGGCACCAACGAGGAAGACAAAGACCCACAGCCCCTTGAGACGAGCTGA